CGGGACCGTGCTCGTCGGCGATCGTGACGGGCGTGCCGACGGCGAGCGGGTCGGTGAGGACGTGGATGCCGTCGCGCAGCAGCGCCGCCTGGAATCCGAGCCGCGCCGCCGAGTCGTGGTTGCCGCTCGTGACGACGACGTGCGCCCCCGCGTCGCGGAGGCCGCGCAGCGTGTCGGAGAGCAGCGTGTAGCAGTCGGCGGCCGGCGCGGCGGAGTCGAAGACGTCACCCGCGACGAGGACGACATCGACGTCGTGCTCGCGCACCTGGGCGATCAGCGCGTCGAGCACACCGCGCAGCGCATCGAGCGTGGAGTGACCGTGGAAGGTCCGCCCGATGTGCCAGTCGGAGGTGTGCAGGATGCGCATGCCCCCACGGTACGAGCGGCCCCCGACATCGGCCGCGAGGCCCGCCGCGCGCCGCTCACGACGCGGCGCGGGCCGCCTTCTTCTGCTCCTGGAACGCGCGCAGCGCCTCGTACCGGTCAGCGGAACGGGCTTGGCGCTTGCTCGCCTCCTCGGCGCGGTTCTTCGGCGGCGCGGTGGTGACGAGATCGTCGAGCAGGTGACGCGTCGCGTACGCGATCTCCGCGACGGCGCGGTCGAACACCTCCTGGTTCACCTTCGACGGCTTCGTCGTGCCGGTGATCTTCCTCACGAACTGGAGGGCGGCGTCGTGGCACTCGTCATCGGTCGCGGCCGGTTCGAAGTTGTGGAGCGGAATGATGTTGCGACACATGGCCGCTACGGTACGCCGACCCCCGCTGGAGCGGAACCCGCCCGCAGGAGAGCTGCCGTCACGAGTCCGCGGAGCGGCGCCGACGCGACACGATCGCGTACGTCGTGGCTGCTGCGACGATGCCGGCTGCGACAGTGACGAGCCATCGCATCAGCGGAACGACATCCGTCCACAGCGAGAGACTGAGGTTCGTGGCGAGGGCCACCACGGCCAGCGCCGTGAATGCCGCGATATCCGCGACAGGGCGACGTCGTGTTTCCGGCATTGTCCGCTCCTTCATGAGATGGCATCACGCGAGCGACCACCGTAAACAGATCCGAACGGCAGAAAGCGACCGAGGCCCCCGAAACGCCCGCTCCACCGCATCCTGGCGCGGAACCGGTCTTCACGATTGCCGCCCGGATCGCCGGTGCCCCGTCGGTGGAAGCCCCCGCCCGGGGCCGGATACGCTCGAAGGATGGCCGACCCCGATCCGCTCGAGCGCGCCGCGGATGCCGTCGACGACGCGATCGACGAGCTGACGGGCGTCCCCACCGACGACGGCGACATCGAGCGCTTCACGGCATCCGGAATGACGCTCGTCGCCGAGGCCGGCGGTCCCGAACAGTCCGAGACGACGTTCGTGCTCGTCCACGGGATCGGGATGGGCCGGAAGGTGTTCGCCGACCTCGCGCTCCGGCTCGTGGGCTCGGCACGGGTCATCGCCGTCGACCTCCCCGGCTACGGCGACGCACCCGAGCCGCCGCGCACCCCCACGATCGAACGCAACGCCGACCTTATCGCCGCCTACCTGCGCAAGATCGACCGCGGTCCCGTCGTTCTCCTGGGCCACTCGATGGGCACGCAGGTGGCGACCGAAGTGGCCGCGCGTCATCCCGAAATGGTTGACCGCCTCATTCTCGTCGCCCCGACCGTCGACCGGCACCACCGCCGGGCGCTCACGCAGCTGATCCGCCTCGGGATCGACCTGCTCGACGAGAGCCCGAAGGTGCTCCTCCTCGGCGCCCGAGAGTATCTGCGGGCCGGGCCGCACCTGCGCCGGAAGATGACGGCGATGCTCACCCACCGTCCCGAGCGCGCGTACCCGCGGGTGTCGGCACCGACGCTCGTGATCCGCGGCGAGGGTGACCGGGTCTCACCGCGGGGGTGGTGCGCCGAGGTCGTCGCCGGGCTGCCCGACGCGCGCGCGGTCGAGATCCCCGGCCACGGGCACGAGACCCTGATCCGGGATGCCGCGCCCGCTGCCGAGGCGATCCGGCACTTCCTCGCTACGACGTCCGGTCGCCCGGAGTAGGCGATCCGCCTCAGCCCGCGATGTCGCGTGCGAGTGCGGACACCTCGTCGTCGGCGACGACGATCCCGGTGTCGGCGAGCCGCCGACGCAGTGACTTCTCGACGATCGCGACGTCCTCGCCACCGACATCGGCGCGCACCTGCTGGACCACTCCGTCGAGGCGTTCCATCTCGGTGGGGAGGTTCTGGTCGAGCGCCGGCGCATCCTGGGTCCCCGTCGGAGCGGGGGCCGCCTGTGCCGAGTCCGGATAGTTGGCGCCGGGCTGCTCGAACTCGTTCGCGCCGTGGCTCATCGGTCGGCCTGCTCGTCGGTGACGAGATCGGGATCGAGCCCCTGCTGGATCTCCGCGCTCTCCACGAAGGGATCGGATGCGCGCTCCGTCGCGTCGACGGCGGCACCATCGGGCGCAGGGCTGTCGCTCGGGGTCTCCACGTCGGGCCCCTCTTCCTGGATCTCGCGCGCGGCGGCCGCGGACGACTCCGCGGTCACGCTGTCGGCGGTCTCACCGCTGGTCCAGCCGCCGGCGGGTTCGGCATCGACGATGTCGTCGGGGATGTCTCGCGTCATGGCTCCTCCTCGGAGACTCTGGGGCGAGTCCACCCTCCCGGCTACGGCCCCGGAGGTCGAGGGGATTGACGACGTGCGGCGCGAACGGTACTCAGTCGCGGCGGGCCAGGATGCCGGTGCGCTCGGGGTGCGCCTCGAACCAGTCGGCCGCGTACCAGCAGACGGGCTGCACGACACGGTCGCCGCGGCGCTCCAAGTCGGCGACGGCTCTGTCGACGACTTCGGCCGCGAAGCCCTTCCCCCGGAAGGTCGGCACCGTGTACACCCGGGTCATCGCGAGCGTGCGCCCGTCATCGCGGTAGTCGATCACGCTCACGAGGTCGTCGCCGCGGTGGAGGGTATAGCGCGACGCGTCCGGCTCGTTCGCGAAGCGGAAATCGGTCATCCCTCCACGCTACGCCCGTCCGGCGATTGCGAGGCGAGCCACGCGTCCACCTCCTTCTGCCCGCGCAACCGGATCACCGGCCAGCCCGCGTCGATGCGCTCGATCATGCGCGCGCGCATCACCGGATGATCCGTCCACGCCCAGCGCACGATGTTCTCCTCGGGGCGCCACCGGAACCAGCTCGACGGCCGCTCGCGATTGCCGTGCCACAGCTCTTCGCGCATCACCCCGCGCCGCACCGTGCGCCCGATCACCCGCCGCATGACGACGCGGCGCGGGTGGTCGAGCCAGACATACGCGTCGGCCGCGTCAGGGGTGCCGGGGTCGAGCAGTCCTCCCAGCCGCGACGTCCAGTTCCCTTCGACGACCCACCCGTCGGGATGGGCCTCGACGAAAGCGCGGACGAGAGCGTGCGCCTCGGCGAGATCGCGGTACTCCCACCCTTCCGCCCAGAACACGGCGTCGAGTTCGAGATGGGGCAGTCCGCGAGCGGCGGCCACCTGGCGTGCGAGACGGGACTTGCCGGAGCCGGATGTTCCCACGATGCGAAGCCGTCGAGGGTGTGACCGGGTCATGATTGAGCAATCTGTCACATTGCGTCATAGAGAAGGCGCATGCGGCGGGCGGTTTGACACATCCGGACACGTTTCGTCATAATCAACCCCATGACTGACAACGCACGCATTCTGTCCGCCCGGGAGGCGAACGGATCTGCCGGCATCATGATGCCGCGCGTTGCCATGTGTTGCCGAATGTGTTGATTCCTGCGATGCCGTCACCGACACGGTGACCCCGCCGGGTGTGACCGCCTCAGCCCTCTCTCCAGGGCGCGGCCTCACCCCACGAGCATCGGATGACCGCCCACGACGCGGTCCCGTCCGCTCGCACACCGGCCGCTCCGGCCGAATCGCCGCACGCCGAACCCGCTCCGGGCCCTTCGCCCCGGGTTTCACCTGAAGGACATCAACCATGTCGAACACCGCTCTTCTCACCCGTCCGTCCACCGCCCGCCACCTCCACGCCGTCGAAGACATCGCGCCGGCGCCGGCGCCGGCATCCCGGCCCCTTCCCGCCGGCACCGCTCCCCGCGGTTTCGCGCTCTACGTCGGCATCGACGAGGCACGCGCCGCCGCCGACGGCGTCTCGCTGTCGACGCTCGTCGAGGCGCTGCGCCGCACCCTGGGCGAGCTCGCACCCCACGCCGAGACCTATGCGACCGTCGCCCTCGCTCCCGTCGGCGCCGGCGGTCGCGACGTCGACGTCGTGCGCCTCGCGCTCCACGAGCCGAGCGCCGTCGCCCGCACCAAGCAGGACCAGCCGGAAGACGACCACGTTCCCGGCGGCGTCACGATCGACATCTCCCGTCGCCGTGTGCACATCGACGGCGAAGCGGCCGCGCTGACGTTCAAGGAGTTCGAGCTGCTGCAGTACCTCGTGCTGCGCGAGGGTCGCACGATCGAGCGGACGGAGCTGGTCGGTTCGCTGTGGAGCCACTCCGACGGCGAAGACGCTCCCGGCGAGCGGACGATCGACGTCCACGTGCGCCGCCTGCGGTCGAAGCTCGGCCGGTACGAGGACATCGTGCGCACGGTGCGCGGCATCGGCTACCGGTTCGACCGTCACGCCGACGTCGTCATCCGCTACGGTCACGGCACGCCCTCGCCCGACCGCTTCTGACCCGCACCGTCGGGCTCGCTGCCGCGGGTCCGATGTCGGTGGTGGTCACGTAGGGTGACGGCATGACGACGCTCGCGCGAGGACGGATGCCGCGGCCACCGCGCGATGTCGTCCCCGTTGCGGGGCCGCCCGTCGAGACCGTCTACCGCCCGTCGACGCCGATCGAAACGCAGCGGGCGATCGCGTTCCAGCAGCGGGGCGCGCACGACCCCGCGCAGCTGACGGCGGGAACGGTCATCTGGCGCGCCAGCCGCACGCCCGCGGGCATCGCGACGATCGCCGTGCGGGCGGAACGCCACGGCATCCGTGCGGCGGCGTGGGGGGCCGGCGCCGAGTGGGCCATCACCCAGCTCCCCCGGCTGTGCGGCGCCGACGATGGCCCCGGCGACTTCGACGCCTCACGGCATCCGCTCATCGCCGCGACTCATCATCGTCATCCCGGCTTGCGCCTCGGACGCACCGACCTCGTCTTCGACGCGCTCGCGAGCGCCGTGTTCGAACAGAAGGTGACGGGACTGCAGGCATTCGGCGCGTGGCGCGCGATCCTCACTCGCTACGGCGAGCGCGCCCCCGGGCCTACGCCGCGACCGA
This genomic window from Candidatus Microbacterium phytovorans contains:
- a CDS encoding DUF2277 domain-containing protein, with translation MCRNIIPLHNFEPAATDDECHDAALQFVRKITGTTKPSKVNQEVFDRAVAEIAYATRHLLDDLVTTAPPKNRAEEASKRQARSADRYEALRAFQEQKKAARAAS
- a CDS encoding alpha/beta hydrolase: MADPDPLERAADAVDDAIDELTGVPTDDGDIERFTASGMTLVAEAGGPEQSETTFVLVHGIGMGRKVFADLALRLVGSARVIAVDLPGYGDAPEPPRTPTIERNADLIAAYLRKIDRGPVVLLGHSMGTQVATEVAARHPEMVDRLILVAPTVDRHHRRALTQLIRLGIDLLDESPKVLLLGAREYLRAGPHLRRKMTAMLTHRPERAYPRVSAPTLVIRGEGDRVSPRGWCAEVVAGLPDARAVEIPGHGHETLIRDAAPAAEAIRHFLATTSGRPE
- a CDS encoding GNAT family N-acetyltransferase — protein: MTDFRFANEPDASRYTLHRGDDLVSVIDYRDDGRTLAMTRVYTVPTFRGKGFAAEVVDRAVADLERRGDRVVQPVCWYAADWFEAHPERTGILARRD
- a CDS encoding toxin produces the protein MTRSHPRRLRIVGTSGSGKSRLARQVAAARGLPHLELDAVFWAEGWEYRDLAEAHALVRAFVEAHPDGWVVEGNWTSRLGGLLDPGTPDAADAYVWLDHPRRVVMRRVIGRTVRRGVMREELWHGNRERPSSWFRWRPEENIVRWAWTDHPVMRARMIERIDAGWPVIRLRGQKEVDAWLASQSPDGRSVEG
- a CDS encoding winged helix-turn-helix domain-containing protein; this translates as MSNTALLTRPSTARHLHAVEDIAPAPAPASRPLPAGTAPRGFALYVGIDEARAAADGVSLSTLVEALRRTLGELAPHAETYATVALAPVGAGGRDVDVVRLALHEPSAVARTKQDQPEDDHVPGGVTIDISRRRVHIDGEAAALTFKEFELLQYLVLREGRTIERTELVGSLWSHSDGEDAPGERTIDVHVRRLRSKLGRYEDIVRTVRGIGYRFDRHADVVIRYGHGTPSPDRF
- a CDS encoding DNA-3-methyladenine glycosylase 2 family protein: MTTLARGRMPRPPRDVVPVAGPPVETVYRPSTPIETQRAIAFQQRGAHDPAQLTAGTVIWRASRTPAGIATIAVRAERHGIRAAAWGAGAEWAITQLPRLCGADDGPGDFDASRHPLIAATHHRHPGLRLGRTDLVFDALASAVFEQKVTGLQAFGAWRAILTRYGERAPGPTPRPMFAPPAHWHSIPSWAWHRAGLEPPQSRTLVAAATRRESVERAADAAASGDARDRVLTSLRGVGLWTSAETRIRAYGDPDAVSVGDYHVAHEVGYALTGHRVDDDGMLELLEPWRGQRQRVIRLIGLSGVREPRRGPRLAPEDHRDR